A part of Rhodamnia argentea isolate NSW1041297 chromosome 8, ASM2092103v1, whole genome shotgun sequence genomic DNA contains:
- the LOC115736687 gene encoding DNA-directed RNA polymerase II subunit RPB7 — translation MFFHIVLERNMQLHPRFFGRSLRDNLVAKLMKDVEGTCSGRHGFVVAITGIENIGKGLIREGTGYVTFPVKYQCVVFRPFKGEILEAVVTMVNKMGFFAEAGPVQIFVSNHLIPDDMEFQSGDMPNYTTSDGSVKIQKDSEVRLKIIGTRVDATEIFCIGTIKDDFLGVINDPAAT, via the exons ATGTTCTTCCACATCGTTTTGGAGAGGAACATGCAACTCCACCCTCGTTTCTTCGGTCGCAGCCTCCGCGACAACCTCGTCGCCAAGCTCATGAAGGATGTCGAGGGGACTTGCAG TGGTAGGCATGGTTTCGTGGTGGCGATTACTGGTATCGAGAACATTGGGAAAGGATTGATTCGAGAAGGGACGGGATACGTGACATTTCCTGTGAAGTACCAGTGCGTTGTGTTTAGGCCCTTCAAAGGGGAGATATTAGAAGCTGTTGTCACAATGGTGAACAAG ATGGGATTTTTTGCCGAAGCTGGTCCTGTTcagatttttgtttcaaacCAT TTGATTCCAGATGACATGGAGTTCCAATCTGGAGACATGCCAAACTATACAACATCAGATGGATCG GTAAAAATCCAGAAGGACAGTGAAGTAAGACTAAAGATAATTGGGACTCGCGTAGATGCGACCGAGATA TTCTGCATTGGCACCATTAAGGATGATTTCTTGGGTGTGATAAATGATCCTGCTGCCACCTAA